A window from Solanum stenotomum isolate F172 chromosome 7, ASM1918654v1, whole genome shotgun sequence encodes these proteins:
- the LOC125869781 gene encoding uncharacterized protein LOC125869781 gives MTNGEIREALLSLACAITTQANRDVRPRVNSIESTVASRLIDFTRMNPPTLFGSKVDEDLQNFIDEVFRIVDAMGVTPREKAELASYQLKDIAQLWFERWRGERPIGADLIDWGVFKTTFLDRFFPWERNLVELMNLRQGNMSVKEYSLKFTQLSKYAPTLVANSRARMNKFVMGVFGSVEKECRTAMLHHDMNISRLMVYAQQLEETKLMKMDRDMKRARPGNGGGSTFERPWCATCGKQHLGKCLAGTDGCFECGSKGHKMRDFPTLKAKGKETNQVAHDDLDPNAPKRNHFYILQANNDKGTNEGKSIFFIV, from the exons ATGACTAATGGGGAGATTAGAGAGGCTTTACTCTCCCTGGCTTGTGCCATTACTACTCAAGCAAATAGAGATGTGAGGCCTAGGGTGAATTCTATTGAGAGTACCGTGGCCTCAAGGTTAAtagatttcacaaggatgaaccctcctACCTTGTTTGGTTctaaggtggatgaggacctaCAAAACTTTATAGATGAGGTGTTTAGGATTGTGGATGCAATGGGAGTGACTCCTAGGGAGAAGGCGGAGTTGGCTTCTTACCAACTCAAAGATATAGCTCAATTGTGGTTTGAGCGATGGAGGGGCGAGAGACCCATAGGGGCGGACCTAATAGATTGGGGAGTGTTTAAGACGacctttcttgataggtttttcccctgGGAGCGAAATTTGGTTGAGCTCATGAACCTACGTCAagggaatatgagtgtgaaggaatactctctcaagtttacccaactctcTAAGTATGCTCCTACCTTGGTAGCAAATTCTAgggctagaatgaataagtttgtgatgggGGTTTTCGGTTCGGTTGAAAAAGAGTGTCGTACGGCCATGCTTCATcatgatatgaatatctctaggcttatggttTATGCTCAACAACTTGAGGAGACAAAGCTTATGAAGATGGATAGAGATATGAAGAGGGCTAGGCCGG GGAATGGAGGTGGTTCTACTTTTGAGAGGCCTTGGTGTGCTACTTGTGGAAAGCAACATTTGGGCAAGTGTCTTGCCGGGACGGATGGATGCTTTGAATGTGGGAGTAAGggtcataagatgagagattTCCCTACACTTAAGGCAAAAGGGAAAGAGACCAATCAAGTTGCTCATGATGACCTGGATCCAAATGCTCCTAAGAGGAACCATTTCTATATTCTTCAAGCTAACAATGATAAGGGAACAAATGAAGGTAAGtcaattttctttattgtttgA